A single region of the Candidatus Woesearchaeota archaeon genome encodes:
- a CDS encoding 50S ribosomal protein L32e produces the protein MAAAKNNTNRKKIQLALREAQKRKRPAFTRHKAHKKIRLHNHWRYPEGIHNKLRHNKAGYGKMVNPGYRSPAEVRGLHKSGLEMIIVCNAKELEKIKKEEQGIIISSSVGMRKRLAIIDAAKKAGISILNLDGDKYAEKARKISEEKKAEEKKREAKKTEEKKEAPKQEKKETEEEISPEDKKEKERREIEKELISRN, from the coding sequence ATGGCAGCGGCAAAAAACAACACGAACAGGAAAAAAATCCAACTCGCCCTGAGAGAGGCGCAGAAGAGGAAAAGGCCAGCATTCACCAGGCACAAAGCCCACAAGAAAATCAGGCTTCACAATCACTGGAGATACCCGGAGGGAATACACAACAAGCTCAGGCACAACAAAGCCGGGTACGGAAAAATGGTCAATCCCGGATACAGGAGCCCGGCAGAAGTAAGGGGGCTGCACAAATCCGGGCTTGAAATGATAATTGTGTGCAATGCAAAAGAGCTTGAAAAAATAAAAAAGGAAGAGCAGGGCATAATCATATCCTCATCAGTCGGGATGAGAAAAAGGCTTGCAATAATTGATGCTGCCAAGAAGGCAGGGATATCAATACTCAACCTTGACGGAGACAAATACGCTGAAAAGGCAAGAAAGATATCTGAAGAAAAGAAAGCCGAAGAGAAAAAGCGCGAAGCGAAAAAAACTGAAGAGAAAAAGGAAGCTCCAAAACAGGAAAAGAAAGAAACAGAAGAAGAAATCTCCCCTGAAGACAAGAAGGAAAAGGAGAGAAGGGAAATAGAGAAAGAGCTTATCTCAAGAAATTAA
- a CDS encoding uL30 family ribosomal protein: MSKIAVIRIRGCVRSMQQTIDTLNMLGLQRKNSMIIFEKNDSTMGMVKKVKDFVTYGEIDDALAKSIAEKRPEQNEKGFYRLNPPRGGFERKGIKTGYSIGGALGYRGADMAKLIKRML, translated from the coding sequence ATGAGCAAGATTGCAGTCATAAGGATAAGAGGGTGCGTAAGAAGCATGCAGCAAACAATAGACACTCTTAACATGCTCGGGCTCCAGAGAAAAAACAGCATGATAATATTTGAAAAGAACGACTCAACCATGGGAATGGTGAAAAAGGTAAAGGACTTTGTAACTTACGGCGAGATAGACGATGCCCTTGCAAAGTCAATAGCAGAAAAGAGGCCTGAGCAGAATGAAAAGGGATTCTACCGGCTCAACCCGCCAAGGGGCGGATTTGAAAGAAAAGGGATAAAGACAGGATACTCAATCGGCGGAGCTCTCGGATACAGGGGAGCAGATATGGCTAAGCTGATAAAGAGGATGCTTTAA
- a CDS encoding 30S ribosomal protein S5, whose protein sequence is MPEEETAEILEKKEFIKDSWSPKTGLGRKVKNGEITDIDYILDRGMKILEPEIVDALLPNLKMDLIMVGQAKGKFGGGQRRVFKQTQKKTPEGNKPHFGAYVVVGNEDGYVGVGYGKAKETVPAREKAIRNAKLSVMKVRRGCGSWQCGCGNYHSIPFAVEGRCGSVRIKLIPAPKGKGLCVTRECQKILALAGIKDVWSKMIGQGRSTINLVNASMAALHNLTAMKTGSMASNRNKFIEGKIKGEEKPSAEINAGEGEEQ, encoded by the coding sequence GTGCCTGAAGAAGAAACAGCCGAGATTCTTGAAAAAAAGGAATTCATAAAGGACTCATGGAGCCCAAAAACAGGGCTAGGAAGAAAAGTCAAAAACGGCGAAATCACAGACATAGATTATATTCTTGACAGAGGAATGAAAATACTTGAACCTGAAATAGTTGATGCGCTCCTCCCCAACCTGAAGATGGACCTTATAATGGTGGGGCAGGCAAAGGGAAAATTCGGAGGCGGACAGAGAAGGGTTTTCAAGCAGACGCAGAAAAAAACTCCCGAAGGCAACAAGCCTCATTTCGGCGCATATGTCGTTGTAGGAAACGAAGACGGATATGTCGGAGTTGGATACGGAAAGGCAAAGGAAACTGTCCCCGCAAGGGAAAAAGCCATAAGGAACGCAAAGCTTTCAGTCATGAAAGTAAGAAGGGGATGCGGCTCATGGCAGTGCGGATGCGGAAATTACCACAGCATTCCGTTTGCAGTAGAGGGAAGATGCGGCTCTGTAAGAATCAAGCTCATACCTGCGCCCAAAGGAAAGGGGCTGTGCGTAACAAGAGAGTGCCAGAAGATTCTTGCGCTCGCAGGAATAAAAGATGTCTGGTCAAAGATGATTGGACAGGGAAGAAGCACAATAAACCTTGTAAACGCATCAATGGCAGCGCTTCATAATCTAACAGCCATGAAGACAGGCTCAATGGCGTCAAACAGAAACAAATTCATAGAAGGCAAGATAAAGGGCGAAGAAAAACCATCTGCTGAAATTAATGCCGGGGAAGGGGAAGAACAATGA
- a CDS encoding 50S ribosomal protein L6, whose translation MENTEAKKEKKKGITEKIEVPEKVEVRIENGTFFVKGPKGETSKILSSPRVQIKKEGNSIIIHSEKESKRDKTMVYSFVSHIKNLFLGVQELYIYKLRVCSSHFPIKAAVSGKDFVISNFLGERKARKTPLYPEVKVTVDGNTIIVEGVNKEKVSQQAANIERICFIKNRDRRVFQDGAYIFEKAGKSIM comes from the coding sequence ATGGAAAACACGGAAGCGAAAAAGGAAAAGAAGAAGGGAATCACAGAAAAAATTGAAGTTCCTGAAAAGGTAGAAGTAAGAATAGAAAACGGGACATTTTTTGTTAAGGGCCCAAAGGGGGAAACAAGCAAGATTCTTTCAAGCCCGAGGGTTCAGATAAAAAAGGAAGGGAACAGCATAATCATACACTCAGAAAAGGAATCAAAGCGCGACAAGACCATGGTTTACAGCTTTGTATCCCACATTAAAAATCTCTTTTTAGGAGTCCAGGAACTCTACATATACAAGCTCAGGGTGTGCTCAAGCCACTTCCCAATAAAGGCGGCTGTATCGGGAAAGGATTTTGTGATAAGCAATTTCCTCGGAGAAAGAAAGGCAAGGAAAACACCGTTATACCCGGAAGTTAAGGTAACCGTTGACGGAAACACCATAATTGTCGAGGGAGTTAACAAGGAAAAGGTAAGCCAGCAGGCAGCAAACATAGAGCGCATCTGCTTCATAAAAAACAGGGACAGAAGGGTTTTCCAGGACGGCGCATACATATTCGAAAAAGCCGGAAAGAGCATAATGTAA
- a CDS encoding 50S ribosomal protein L19e gives MDLKVQKRIAAEILKRSPKRVWFDSERLDEIKEAITKGDIRALISSGAIVKKQAKGVSRGRARAILSQKRKGRQRNKGSVKGRFTARLPGKKAWMNKVRLQRELLKELKENGAIDRKTFRELYLKSKGGLFRSKRHMKLFIEEHALALKPEAKRAAPIEQKKTGQ, from the coding sequence ATGGACCTGAAAGTGCAGAAAAGAATCGCGGCAGAAATCCTTAAGCGCTCTCCAAAGAGAGTCTGGTTTGACAGCGAAAGGCTTGATGAAATAAAGGAAGCAATAACAAAGGGAGACATAAGGGCTCTCATCTCTTCAGGCGCCATAGTGAAAAAGCAGGCGAAAGGGGTTTCCAGGGGAAGGGCAAGAGCAATACTGTCCCAGAAAAGAAAGGGAAGGCAAAGAAACAAGGGCTCTGTCAAGGGAAGGTTTACAGCAAGACTTCCTGGAAAGAAGGCCTGGATGAACAAGGTAAGGCTCCAAAGAGAACTCCTCAAGGAGCTCAAGGAAAACGGAGCAATAGACAGGAAGACATTCAGGGAATTATACTTAAAGTCAAAGGGCGGACTTTTCAGAAGCAAGAGGCACATGAAGCTCTTCATAGAAGAGCATGCTCTCGCACTTAAGCCGGAAGCCAAAAGGGCTGCACCTATTGAGCAGAAAAAAACCGGGCAGTAA
- a CDS encoding 50S ribosomal protein L18: MRNTKRTMEFRRKREGKTNYPKRLKLLSSGKPRLVVRKTLKNIHVQLVSYSPKGDVIICSADSRELLKYGWSLNRGNISAAYLTGLLLGIKAKGKIKEAVLDIGLQESVGGSRIYSALKGALDAGMSINHSEEILPDEKRISGAHISAYAAKLKKEDPEKFKRFFSSYEKSVPDLKIENVFQKAKEAIMKGAVSASKADAKKQVKSK; this comes from the coding sequence ATGAGAAACACCAAAAGAACAATGGAATTCAGAAGGAAGAGGGAAGGGAAGACAAATTACCCAAAGAGGCTTAAGCTTCTCTCATCAGGAAAGCCAAGGCTCGTTGTAAGAAAAACCCTGAAAAACATTCATGTCCAGCTTGTAAGCTACTCTCCTAAGGGAGATGTCATAATCTGCTCTGCTGATTCAAGAGAGCTTTTGAAATACGGATGGAGCTTAAACCGGGGAAACATAAGCGCAGCATACCTGACAGGACTTCTCCTCGGAATAAAGGCAAAGGGAAAAATCAAGGAGGCAGTGCTTGACATTGGGCTGCAGGAATCAGTAGGCGGCTCAAGGATTTACTCAGCACTCAAGGGAGCGCTTGATGCAGGAATGTCAATAAACCATTCAGAAGAAATACTTCCAGACGAAAAGAGAATAAGCGGCGCTCATATAAGCGCATACGCAGCAAAGCTCAAGAAGGAAGACCCTGAGAAATTCAAGAGATTCTTCTCATCATATGAAAAAAGCGTCCCTGACCTGAAAATTGAAAATGTTTTTCAGAAGGCAAAGGAAGCAATAATGAAGGGAGCAGTTTCTGCATCAAAGGCAGATGCTAAAAAACAGGTCAAGTCAAAATAA